The proteins below come from a single Gordonia sp. X0973 genomic window:
- the ileS gene encoding isoleucine--tRNA ligase produces the protein MSTSQESLSSDQSRPYPVVDLTGGTPRAPKFPDIEETVLAYWDADDTFRASIEQRADAPEFVFYDGPPFANGLPHYGHLLTGYVKDVVPRFQTMLGKRVERRFGWDTHGLPAELEAERQLGLTDKAQIETMGVDKFNEYCRDSVLRYTGEWRTYVNRQARWVDFDNDYKTLDLDFMESVMWAFKELYDKGLIYQGYRVLPYSWYEQTPLSNQESKLDDAYKMRQDPALTVTMPLSASGELAALDGVNAVIWTTTPWTLPSNLAIAVHPDVEYSHVRAQDGTEYLLATERVGAYAAELGDAETLGTYTGKQLAGLSYTPPFDFFAGRANSHVVLLADYVTTDSGTGIVHLAPAFGEEDFDVAAANGIEVVRPLDDGARFTAEVPPYEGQMVFDANPVIIKDLKAADAGSAASGSHLQGRILRHETIEHSYPHSWRSGQPLIYMAVPSWFVAVTKIRDRMVELNQEINWSPEHIRDGQFGKWLEGARDWNISRNRYWGAPIPVWVSDDPAHPRVDVYGSLDELERDFGVRPDNLHRPHIDELTRPNPDDPTGRSTMRRVPEVLDCWFESGSMPYAQVHYPFENRDWFDGDPATGEIAHNPGDFIVEYNGQTRGWFYNLHVLSTALFDRPAFKTVAAHGIVLGNDGQKMSKSKRNYPDVNEVFDRDGSDAMRWFLMASPILRGGNLVVTEQGIREGVRQALLPLWNAYSFLQLYAQRPAQWRTDSDNVLDRYILAKLAQTRDEITAALQTYDISGACDSFREFCESLTNWYVRRSRARFWAGQDEDPAAFDTLYTVLEVACRLAAPLLPLATEAIWRGLTGERSVHLTDWPSADLLPRDAELVAAMDEVRAVCSVTSSVRKANKLRVRLPLRELTIASPTAERLAPFTDLIADEMNVKSVGLHTDPSKFGSSEVVVNARAAGPRLGKDVQRAIKSVKSGDWSVATGEDGAEVVVADGIELRDGEYSRKLVASAPDSTAELPGGTGLVVLDTTVTPELEAEGWAKDRVRELQEARRDLDLDISDRIVVRLVVPAPRLDTAREHASMIAGEILATEFDVEAADGGPAAVELGDGASADIRKA, from the coding sequence ATGTCGACATCGCAGGAATCCCTGTCGTCTGACCAGTCCCGCCCCTATCCGGTGGTCGATCTGACCGGCGGAACGCCGCGCGCGCCGAAGTTCCCCGACATCGAAGAGACGGTGCTCGCGTACTGGGATGCCGACGACACGTTCCGAGCCTCGATCGAGCAGCGGGCCGACGCCCCCGAATTCGTCTTCTACGACGGGCCGCCGTTCGCCAACGGTCTCCCGCACTACGGCCACCTGCTGACCGGCTACGTGAAAGACGTCGTCCCGCGTTTCCAGACGATGCTCGGCAAGCGGGTGGAACGACGCTTTGGGTGGGACACCCACGGGTTGCCCGCCGAGTTGGAGGCGGAGCGGCAGCTGGGCCTCACCGACAAGGCGCAGATCGAGACGATGGGCGTCGACAAGTTCAACGAATACTGCCGCGACTCGGTGTTGCGTTACACCGGCGAATGGCGCACCTACGTGAACCGGCAGGCCCGCTGGGTCGACTTCGACAACGACTACAAGACGCTCGACCTCGACTTCATGGAGTCGGTCATGTGGGCGTTCAAGGAGCTCTACGACAAGGGCCTGATCTATCAGGGCTACCGCGTGCTGCCCTACAGCTGGTACGAGCAGACGCCGTTGTCGAATCAGGAGTCGAAGCTCGACGACGCCTACAAGATGCGCCAGGACCCGGCGCTCACGGTGACCATGCCGCTCTCGGCGTCGGGGGAGCTGGCCGCCCTGGACGGGGTGAACGCGGTGATCTGGACGACCACGCCGTGGACGCTGCCGTCCAACCTCGCGATCGCCGTCCACCCGGATGTCGAGTACTCGCACGTCCGCGCGCAGGACGGCACCGAATACCTGCTGGCCACCGAGCGGGTCGGTGCGTACGCCGCCGAACTGGGCGACGCGGAGACCCTCGGCACCTACACCGGCAAGCAGCTCGCCGGACTCTCTTACACGCCGCCGTTCGACTTCTTCGCCGGTCGTGCTAATTCCCACGTCGTCCTGCTCGCCGACTACGTGACCACCGATTCCGGTACCGGCATCGTCCACCTCGCGCCGGCCTTCGGTGAGGAGGACTTCGACGTCGCCGCGGCGAACGGCATCGAGGTGGTCCGCCCCCTCGACGACGGTGCCCGGTTCACCGCCGAGGTGCCCCCCTACGAGGGCCAGATGGTCTTCGACGCCAACCCGGTGATCATCAAAGACCTCAAGGCGGCCGACGCCGGGAGCGCAGCGAGCGGGTCGCATCTGCAGGGTCGGATCCTGCGGCACGAGACCATCGAGCACTCCTACCCGCACTCGTGGCGCTCCGGGCAGCCGCTGATCTACATGGCGGTGCCGAGCTGGTTCGTCGCCGTGACGAAGATCCGCGACCGCATGGTCGAGCTGAACCAGGAGATCAACTGGTCGCCCGAACACATCCGCGACGGCCAATTCGGCAAGTGGCTGGAGGGTGCCCGCGACTGGAACATCAGCCGCAACCGGTACTGGGGTGCACCCATCCCGGTGTGGGTCTCCGACGACCCGGCGCATCCGCGCGTCGACGTCTACGGATCGCTCGACGAGCTGGAGCGCGACTTCGGCGTGCGCCCGGACAACCTGCACCGGCCGCATATCGATGAACTGACGCGGCCCAATCCGGACGACCCGACGGGCCGCTCGACCATGCGCCGCGTCCCCGAGGTGCTCGACTGCTGGTTCGAGTCCGGATCGATGCCGTATGCCCAGGTGCACTACCCGTTCGAGAACCGGGATTGGTTCGACGGCGACCCCGCCACCGGCGAAATTGCCCACAACCCGGGCGATTTCATCGTCGAGTACAACGGTCAGACGCGGGGGTGGTTCTACAACCTGCACGTGCTGTCGACGGCCCTGTTCGACCGGCCGGCGTTCAAGACGGTCGCCGCGCACGGCATCGTGCTCGGCAACGACGGTCAGAAGATGAGCAAATCCAAGCGCAACTATCCCGACGTGAACGAGGTGTTCGACCGGGACGGGTCGGATGCGATGCGCTGGTTCCTCATGGCCAGCCCGATCCTGCGCGGCGGCAACCTCGTGGTCACCGAGCAGGGGATCCGCGAGGGCGTCCGGCAGGCGCTGCTGCCCCTGTGGAACGCCTATAGCTTCCTGCAGCTCTACGCGCAGCGGCCGGCGCAGTGGCGGACCGACTCGGACAACGTGCTGGACCGCTACATCCTCGCGAAGCTGGCGCAGACCCGCGACGAGATCACCGCGGCCCTGCAGACCTACGACATCTCGGGGGCCTGCGACTCCTTCCGGGAGTTCTGCGAGTCGCTGACCAACTGGTACGTGCGGCGTTCACGCGCCCGCTTCTGGGCCGGCCAGGACGAGGATCCGGCCGCCTTCGACACGCTCTACACGGTGTTGGAGGTCGCCTGCCGGTTGGCCGCCCCGCTGCTGCCGCTGGCGACCGAGGCGATCTGGCGGGGCCTGACCGGTGAGCGGTCGGTACACCTGACCGACTGGCCGTCGGCCGATCTCCTACCGCGCGACGCGGAGCTGGTCGCCGCGATGGACGAGGTGCGGGCGGTGTGCTCGGTGACCTCCAGTGTGCGCAAGGCCAACAAGCTGCGCGTGCGACTGCCGTTGCGGGAGCTGACGATCGCCTCGCCGACCGCGGAACGGTTGGCACCGTTCACCGATCTCATCGCCGACGAGATGAACGTGAAATCGGTTGGACTGCACACGGATCCGTCGAAATTCGGTAGCAGCGAAGTCGTCGTGAACGCCCGCGCCGCCGGTCCGCGGCTGGGCAAGGACGTCCAACGCGCGATCAAGTCGGTCAAGTCCGGCGACTGGTCGGTGGCGACGGGGGAAGACGGCGCGGAGGTCGTCGTCGCCGACGGTATCGAGCTGCGCGACGGCGAATACAGCCGCAAGCTCGTGGCGAGTGCCCCCGACTCGACAGCCGAGCTGCCGGGCGGAACCGGATTGGTCGTCCTCGACACCACGGTGACCCCGGAGTTGGAGGCGGAGGGCTGGGCGAAGGACCGGGTGCGCGAGCTGCAGGAGGCCCGCCGCGACCTCGACCTCGACATCTCCGATCGCATCGTCGTCCGCCTGGTGGTTCCGGCGCCGCGCCTGGACACCGCCCGCGAGCATGCGTCGATGATCGCCGGGGAGATCCTGGCGACCGAGTTCGACGTCGAGGCCGCCGACGGCGGACCGGCCGCCGTCGAACTCGGCGACGGCGCGAGCGCGGACATCCGCAAGGCCTGA
- a CDS encoding DNA polymerase IV, with amino-acid sequence MSSSPGGGAGAETSPRWVLHLDMDAFFASVEQLTRPTLRGRPVLVGGRGGRGVVAGASYEARAFGARSAMPMHQARRLVGAAAVVVPPRGAVYRAASTRVFDVVRARIPIIEMLSFDEAFGEPAELAGASAARAGEFAQELRAAIRAQTGLTASVGLGSGKQIAKIASGDAKPDGVLVVAPSRELDYLHGLPVRKLWGIGPVSGERLARLGIETIGDFAALAPTEVVSVLGSKVGLALHELARGVDNRPVHERAEAKQISSESTMAVDIVAMGPLREEITRSAADAHRRLVTDGRLARTVVVKLKRADMSVLTRSATLPVGTADRAELTAAAQRLALDPLEVGPIRLVGVGYSGLTDAEQFTLFDEEKGGVEGDREMPAPVPEPAPGPTDDAATAPADPPPLWDTGADVAHDEFGHGWVQGTGHGVVTVRFETRATGPGAARTFDLPEPALHPADPLDSLAWDEK; translated from the coding sequence GTGTCCTCCTCCCCCGGGGGTGGGGCCGGTGCCGAGACCAGCCCGCGCTGGGTGCTGCACCTGGACATGGACGCGTTCTTCGCGTCGGTGGAGCAGCTGACCCGGCCGACACTGCGCGGGCGCCCCGTCCTCGTCGGCGGGCGCGGTGGCCGCGGGGTGGTCGCCGGGGCGAGCTACGAGGCACGCGCCTTCGGGGCGCGCTCGGCCATGCCGATGCACCAGGCGCGCCGACTCGTCGGGGCCGCCGCCGTGGTGGTGCCGCCGCGCGGCGCGGTGTACCGGGCGGCGAGCACGCGCGTCTTCGACGTCGTCCGGGCGCGGATTCCGATCATCGAGATGCTCTCCTTCGACGAGGCCTTCGGCGAACCCGCCGAGTTGGCCGGCGCGTCCGCGGCACGGGCGGGTGAATTCGCCCAGGAGCTGCGGGCGGCGATCCGCGCGCAGACCGGGCTGACCGCCTCCGTCGGCCTGGGATCGGGGAAGCAGATCGCCAAGATCGCCTCGGGCGACGCCAAGCCCGACGGCGTGCTGGTCGTCGCACCGTCGCGCGAACTGGACTATCTGCACGGCCTGCCCGTCCGCAAGCTGTGGGGGATCGGGCCGGTGTCGGGGGAGCGCCTGGCGCGGCTGGGGATCGAGACGATCGGCGACTTCGCCGCCCTCGCGCCCACCGAGGTCGTATCGGTGCTGGGGTCCAAGGTCGGGTTGGCGCTGCACGAGTTGGCCCGGGGCGTGGACAACCGGCCGGTCCACGAGCGTGCCGAGGCCAAGCAGATCAGCTCGGAGTCGACGATGGCCGTCGACATCGTCGCGATGGGACCGCTGCGCGAGGAGATCACCCGCTCCGCGGCCGACGCCCACCGACGGCTGGTGACCGACGGGCGGCTCGCGCGCACGGTCGTGGTCAAACTCAAGCGCGCGGACATGTCCGTGCTGACCAGGTCGGCGACGCTGCCGGTCGGGACCGCCGACCGGGCCGAATTGACCGCAGCGGCCCAGCGGCTCGCCCTCGACCCGCTCGAAGTAGGACCGATCCGCCTCGTCGGCGTCGGGTATTCGGGACTGACCGATGCCGAACAGTTCACGCTGTTCGACGAGGAGAAGGGGGGCGTCGAGGGCGACCGGGAGATGCCGGCGCCTGTCCCGGAGCCCGCCCCGGGGCCCACCGACGACGCCGCGACGGCTCCGGCGGACCCGCCACCGCTCTGGGACACCGGCGCCGACGTCGCGCATGACGAGTTCGGTCACGGGTGGGTGCAGGGGACCGGCCACGGCGTGGTGACCGTGCGCTTCGAGACGAGGGCCACCGGCCCCGGCGCCGCGCGCACCTTCGATCTCCCCGAGCCCGCGCTGCACCCGGCCGATCCGCTGGACTCGCTGGCCTGGGATGAGAAGTAG
- a CDS encoding cell division protein SepF produces MTTMQKFKAYFGMVPPSDYEDDYLEDEGTGAIRRVRGRGYDYDDYYGESAYRDGSYRDEGFAESYRADSYGADPYGEPVRETEQRRERVRSSNRYEEDERDYAAVGNGGYVYTGGARGNARLEPLHRSAGSTLRAVGATAGLAAEAEPAVFGDGQKITTLRPSSYSEARTIGERFRSGNPVIMDLVDMSNADAKRLVDFAAGLAFALRGSFDKVATKVFLLAPADIDVSPEDRRRIAETGFYSHS; encoded by the coding sequence ATGACCACGATGCAGAAGTTCAAGGCCTACTTCGGCATGGTGCCGCCGAGTGACTACGAGGACGACTACCTCGAGGACGAGGGCACCGGCGCGATCCGGCGCGTGCGCGGTCGCGGCTACGACTACGACGACTACTACGGCGAGAGCGCCTACCGCGACGGCTCCTACCGGGACGAGGGCTTCGCCGAGTCGTACCGTGCCGATTCCTACGGTGCCGATCCCTACGGCGAACCGGTCCGCGAAACCGAACAGCGGCGCGAGCGCGTCCGTTCCTCGAACCGCTACGAGGAGGACGAGCGCGACTACGCCGCCGTCGGCAACGGGGGATATGTCTACACCGGCGGTGCCCGCGGCAACGCGCGCCTCGAGCCGCTGCACCGCTCGGCGGGGTCGACGCTGCGGGCGGTCGGCGCCACCGCCGGCCTGGCCGCAGAGGCCGAGCCCGCCGTCTTCGGCGACGGCCAGAAGATCACCACGCTGCGCCCGTCGAGCTACAGCGAGGCCCGGACGATCGGGGAGCGCTTCCGCAGCGGCAACCCGGTGATCATGGACCTGGTCGACATGAGCAACGCCGACGCCAAGCGGCTCGTCGACTTCGCCGCCGGTCTGGCGTTCGCGCTGCGCGGCTCCTTCGACAAGGTGGCGACCAAGGTCTTCCTGCTGGCACCGGCCGATATCGACGTCTCACCCGAGGATCGTCGCCGGATCGCCGAGACCGGTTTTTACAGTCACTCGTGA
- a CDS encoding YggT family protein has translation MTVFLTIVYYVLWLYWMLLLARLVLELVRSFARDWHPKGAVVVIVETIFTLTDPPIKLLRRVIPPLNLGAVRLDLSLMIVMILVIIAQRVVLALM, from the coding sequence GTGACCGTTTTCCTCACCATCGTCTACTACGTCCTGTGGTTGTACTGGATGCTCCTGCTCGCCCGCCTCGTCCTCGAGTTGGTTCGCTCCTTCGCCCGGGACTGGCACCCGAAGGGGGCGGTGGTCGTCATCGTCGAGACGATCTTCACGTTGACCGATCCACCCATCAAACTGCTGCGGCGGGTCATCCCGCCGCTGAACCTCGGCGCCGTGCGACTCGACCTGTCATTGATGATCGTAATGATTCTCGTCATCATCGCGCAGCGCGTCGTCCTCGCGTTGATGTGA
- a CDS encoding glycosyltransferase 87 family protein, with amino-acid sequence MSEPQIDSPPDGPQPADGGDRAEPRVGGSRRSALLLVGSLVVLAAAIAVWLWLPIARAYIDLLVYRLGGRTWLDGNLLYGPLPPVLNGEELPFTYPPLAAIVFAPMAMLAEHPAAAVMFALSTAALAGTLWLVLARIRPDTRAVTRLTVVVLVTAAALFIEPVRETLGFGQVNLILMFLVAADILVDKPWWPRGTLIGIAASVKLTPAAFILYFVAGRQWRPAITVAVAAAVATGIGFLLARADSVQYWLRGTVVSTNRIGPPQFSSNQSIKGMVIRFGWSDSATIVVWLAASAVVVAMALVVMRRMVVAGDPLAAMVVNAATVLLISPVSWSHHWVWIVPAIVLAVDTVLRRRQSGAPLRWWPIAAIVVVVVAYYVGPHWTVPAGYARELHWNWWQTIVGDFYGWTALAGLVVLLLRYRGPRERNAREVSS; translated from the coding sequence GTGAGCGAGCCACAGATCGACTCCCCGCCGGACGGGCCCCAACCGGCCGACGGCGGCGACCGTGCCGAGCCGCGCGTCGGCGGTTCGCGCCGATCGGCACTGCTGCTCGTCGGGTCACTCGTCGTCCTCGCCGCGGCGATCGCCGTCTGGTTGTGGCTGCCGATCGCGCGGGCCTACATCGACCTGCTCGTCTACCGGCTCGGCGGGCGCACCTGGCTCGACGGCAATCTGCTCTACGGGCCGTTGCCGCCGGTGCTGAACGGCGAGGAACTGCCCTTCACCTATCCGCCGTTGGCGGCGATCGTGTTCGCGCCGATGGCGATGCTGGCGGAGCACCCGGCCGCCGCGGTGATGTTCGCGCTGTCGACGGCCGCACTGGCCGGGACGCTGTGGCTGGTCCTGGCCCGAATCCGGCCGGATACCCGGGCGGTCACCCGGCTGACGGTGGTGGTCCTGGTCACCGCTGCCGCGCTGTTCATCGAGCCGGTGCGCGAGACGCTCGGGTTCGGACAGGTGAACCTGATCCTGATGTTCCTCGTGGCCGCCGACATCCTCGTCGACAAGCCGTGGTGGCCGCGCGGCACCCTGATCGGTATCGCGGCGTCGGTGAAGCTCACCCCGGCGGCGTTCATCCTCTACTTCGTCGCCGGTAGGCAGTGGCGGCCCGCGATCACCGTCGCGGTGGCGGCCGCGGTCGCCACCGGGATCGGGTTCCTCCTGGCCCGCGCCGATTCGGTGCAGTACTGGTTGCGGGGCACCGTCGTCTCGACCAATCGGATCGGACCGCCGCAGTTCTCCAGCAACCAGTCGATCAAGGGGATGGTCATCCGATTCGGCTGGTCCGATTCGGCCACCATCGTGGTGTGGCTGGCCGCCTCCGCCGTCGTGGTCGCGATGGCCCTTGTCGTCATGCGGCGGATGGTCGTCGCCGGTGACCCCCTGGCCGCGATGGTGGTGAACGCGGCGACGGTGTTGCTGATCTCACCGGTCTCGTGGTCGCACCACTGGGTGTGGATCGTCCCGGCCATCGTGTTGGCCGTCGACACGGTGCTGAGGCGACGTCAGTCGGGGGCGCCGCTGCGGTGGTGGCCGATCGCGGCCATCGTCGTCGTGGTCGTCGCCTATTACGTCGGTCCGCACTGGACGGTACCGGCCGGCTACGCGCGCGAGTTGCACTGGAACTGGTGGCAGACCATCGTCGGAGACTTCTATGGATGGACGGCGCTGGCCGGCCTCGTCGTCTTGCTGCTCCGCTACCGCGGTCCGCGCGAGCGGAACGCGCGCGAGGTGTCGTCGTGA
- the pgeF gene encoding peptidoglycan editing factor PgeF → MAGATAKPAKRGIRRIVTTREGGVSAPPYDSFNLGDHVGDDPEAVAANRARLARATGLPDERVVWMEQIHSTTVTVVDGPQQRPVLATDALVTAQPNLALAVLTADCVPLLLGDEEAGVIAAVHAGRVGARNGIVVETLRVMAGLGAQPGRITALLGPAASGNFYEVPPEMARDVEGHLPGSLCRTEAGTVGLDLRAGISRQLAGAGIRSIAVDPRCTIADEKLFSHRRGAPTGRLASVIWREDG, encoded by the coding sequence ATGGCCGGCGCCACCGCTAAGCCCGCCAAGCGCGGCATCCGTCGAATCGTCACGACTCGCGAGGGCGGGGTCTCCGCGCCGCCCTACGACTCGTTCAATCTGGGCGATCACGTCGGCGACGACCCGGAGGCGGTCGCCGCCAACCGGGCGCGGCTGGCCCGCGCGACCGGCCTGCCCGACGAGCGGGTGGTCTGGATGGAACAGATCCACAGCACCACGGTCACCGTGGTCGACGGGCCGCAGCAGCGCCCGGTGCTCGCCACCGACGCACTGGTCACCGCACAACCAAACCTCGCCCTGGCCGTGCTCACCGCGGACTGTGTGCCGCTGCTCCTGGGCGACGAGGAGGCCGGGGTCATCGCCGCGGTCCACGCCGGACGCGTGGGCGCGCGCAACGGCATCGTCGTCGAGACCCTGCGCGTCATGGCCGGGCTCGGCGCGCAACCGGGGCGGATCACCGCCCTGCTCGGGCCGGCAGCATCCGGCAACTTCTACGAGGTGCCGCCGGAGATGGCGCGCGACGTCGAGGGCCACTTGCCGGGCAGCCTCTGCCGGACGGAGGCCGGGACGGTCGGCCTGGACCTGCGGGCCGGGATCTCCCGACAGCTGGCCGGTGCCGGCATCCGGTCGATCGCCGTCGACCCGCGGTGCACCATCGCCGACGAGAAGCTGTTCAGCCACCGGCGCGGCGCCCCGACGGGCCGGCTCGCCTCGGTGATTTGGCGCGAGGACGGATAG
- a CDS encoding DivIVA domain-containing protein, which translates to MRLTPADVHNVAFSKPPIGKRGYNEDEVDQFLDFVEAELARLINENADLTARVEELDSELAHARAAGPAPAAPQPAQPQPAPTQVFAGQPPAYAAPAEPPRPAGQSEEEANARAARVLALAQDTADRVTATARSESEATLNDARGRADSIVAEAQAKADGMLVDARQRSEAILADAQTRAEAQLRQAAERSEALQADAERKHSEIMATISQQRGVLEGRIEQLKTYEREYRTRLKTYLESQLEELAQRGSAAPVEGGREAIADPGGYPGSGQY; encoded by the coding sequence ATGCGGCTGACACCGGCTGATGTGCACAATGTTGCATTCAGCAAACCGCCCATCGGGAAACGCGGCTACAACGAGGACGAAGTCGACCAGTTCCTCGACTTCGTGGAAGCCGAACTCGCCCGTCTCATCAATGAGAACGCCGACCTCACCGCGCGAGTAGAAGAACTCGACTCCGAGCTGGCCCACGCCCGTGCCGCCGGTCCCGCACCCGCCGCGCCGCAACCGGCCCAGCCGCAGCCGGCGCCCACACAGGTATTCGCCGGACAGCCGCCCGCCTACGCGGCCCCGGCCGAGCCGCCGCGACCGGCGGGTCAGTCCGAAGAGGAGGCGAACGCCCGCGCGGCCCGCGTGCTCGCGCTGGCCCAGGACACCGCCGACCGCGTCACCGCCACCGCGCGCAGCGAGTCGGAGGCCACGCTCAACGACGCCCGCGGCCGTGCGGATTCGATCGTCGCCGAGGCTCAGGCGAAGGCCGACGGCATGCTCGTCGACGCCCGGCAGCGGTCCGAGGCCATCCTGGCCGACGCGCAGACCCGGGCCGAGGCCCAGCTGCGCCAGGCCGCCGAGCGGTCCGAGGCGCTGCAGGCCGACGCCGAGCGCAAGCACAGCGAGATCATGGCGACCATCAGCCAGCAGCGCGGCGTCCTCGAGGGTCGGATCGAGCAGCTCAAGACCTATGAGCGCGAGTACCGCACGCGACTGAAGACCTACCTGGAGTCCCAGCTCGAAGAGCTCGCGCAGCGCGGGAGCGCCGCGCCGGTCGAGGGCGGCCGCGAGGCCATCGCCGACCCGGGTGGCTACCCGGGCAGCGGGCAGTACTAG
- the ftsZ gene encoding cell division protein FtsZ yields the protein MTAPHNYLAVIKVVGIGGGGVNAVNRMIEQGLKGVEFIAINTDAQALLMSDADVKLDVGRDSTRGLGAGADPEVGRRATEDNRDDIEELLKGADMVFVTAGEGGGTGTGGAPVVASIAKKLGALTVGVVTRPFAFEGKRRSGQADTGITALRESCDTLIVIPNDRLLQLGDANVSLMDAFRSADEVLLNGVQGITDLITTPGLINVDFADVKGVMSNAGSALMGIGSARGEDRAKKAAELAINSPLLEASMEGARGVLISIAGGSDLGLFEIHNAATQVQEAAHEDANIIFGTVIDDNLGDEVRVTVIAAGFDGGSPRRRSDAPAIGHTDVAAGQAGKVNAPASGESIFSSSGSAESAVSKTDELRPNTVRLDDDDVDIPDFMK from the coding sequence ATGACGGCACCGCACAACTACCTGGCCGTGATCAAAGTCGTCGGCATCGGCGGTGGCGGCGTGAACGCCGTCAACCGGATGATCGAGCAGGGGCTCAAGGGCGTCGAGTTCATCGCCATCAACACCGACGCGCAGGCGCTGTTGATGAGCGACGCCGACGTCAAGCTCGACGTCGGGCGCGACTCGACCCGCGGCCTCGGCGCCGGTGCCGACCCGGAGGTGGGCCGCCGCGCCACCGAGGACAACCGCGACGACATCGAGGAACTCCTCAAGGGTGCCGACATGGTCTTCGTCACCGCGGGCGAGGGCGGCGGCACCGGCACCGGCGGCGCACCCGTCGTCGCGTCGATCGCCAAGAAGCTCGGCGCGCTCACCGTCGGCGTCGTCACCCGCCCCTTCGCCTTCGAGGGCAAGCGGCGCAGCGGCCAGGCCGACACCGGGATCACCGCGCTGCGCGAGTCGTGCGACACCCTGATCGTCATCCCCAACGACCGCCTGCTGCAGCTGGGCGACGCCAACGTCAGCCTGATGGACGCCTTCCGCAGCGCCGACGAGGTGCTGTTGAACGGCGTGCAGGGCATCACCGACCTGATCACCACTCCGGGCCTGATCAACGTCGACTTCGCCGACGTCAAAGGCGTGATGAGCAATGCCGGCAGCGCGCTGATGGGCATCGGCTCGGCGCGGGGCGAGGACCGCGCGAAGAAGGCCGCAGAACTGGCGATCAACTCGCCGCTGCTGGAGGCGTCGATGGAGGGTGCGCGGGGCGTGCTGATCTCGATCGCCGGCGGCTCGGACCTCGGACTCTTCGAGATCCACAACGCCGCGACGCAGGTGCAGGAGGCGGCACACGAGGACGCCAACATCATCTTCGGCACGGTCATCGACGACAACCTCGGCGACGAGGTGCGGGTGACGGTCATCGCGGCCGGCTTCGACGGCGGGTCGCCGCGGCGCCGGAGCGACGCGCCGGCGATCGGTCACACCGACGTCGCGGCCGGGCAGGCGGGCAAGGTCAACGCACCCGCGTCGGGCGAGTCGATCTTCAGCAGCTCCGGCAGTGCCGAGTCGGCGGTTTCGAAGACCGACGAACTCCGGCCCAACACGGTGCGGCTCGACGACGACGACGTCGACATCCCCGATTTCATGAAGTGA
- a CDS encoding GNAT family N-acetyltransferase gives MIIRRERAGDELGIDEVHRQAFAAASEPGSQPAEVALVRALRASPSWVPALSLVADGGDGIVGHVCLTRGLLRGTGADTGALGLGPLGVLPAAQGHGVGSALMHAALGAAEALGETVVVLLGNPAYYRRFGFGPASDAGIVPDVGEWGGPPFQARVLAGEHGSVEHCVFRYAEPFYDLV, from the coding sequence GTGATCATCCGCCGGGAGCGCGCGGGGGACGAGCTGGGGATCGACGAGGTCCATCGTCAGGCGTTCGCCGCGGCGTCGGAGCCGGGGAGCCAACCGGCCGAGGTGGCCCTGGTGCGGGCGTTGCGCGCGAGTCCGTCGTGGGTCCCGGCATTGTCGTTGGTCGCCGACGGCGGCGACGGGATCGTCGGACACGTCTGCCTGACCCGCGGACTGCTGCGCGGTACCGGTGCGGATACCGGCGCGCTGGGATTGGGGCCGCTCGGCGTCCTTCCGGCCGCACAGGGGCACGGCGTCGGGAGCGCCCTCATGCATGCGGCCCTCGGCGCGGCCGAGGCCCTCGGCGAGACGGTCGTGGTGCTCCTCGGCAATCCGGCGTACTACCGCCGCTTCGGCTTCGGCCCGGCATCGGATGCGGGGATCGTGCCGGATGTCGGCGAATGGGGTGGGCCGCCGTTCCAGGCGCGGGTACTCGCCGGCGAGCACGGGTCGGTCGAGCACTGCGTCTTCCGGTACGCGGAGCCCTTCTACGACCTGGTCTAG